In Penaeus monodon isolate SGIC_2016 chromosome 41, NSTDA_Pmon_1, whole genome shotgun sequence, a single genomic region encodes these proteins:
- the LOC119598690 gene encoding uncharacterized protein LOC119598690, translating into MVTSSWHQTPYISVVKILAGMAMGMVVAEAATELECNRSCSCWVKGDFSEEYRVICNNTVDKHVRLTRKVFSVLSAPTFSTYVRVEDVETLSVDEAFLEEWRSEFHSSALDLWRAGRVDFPVVTSHHFAESSGFEHVFAGIGVINSTLNHLPPGIFRGKQEAGLRLKQSSVGVLPPGLFLGVGALKYFALVSSRVGLFQGPAAGENGSLSLGGPSKVAVLVLDSDIGFLGPGAFAFNSSEVKEVELTNVTIGSVAVGGVDLSGHAQLSISNSTVSDLQPGSLVLRGSKLTIINSTVAARPSALQAFPCSYFNNHIVSNHILVSSPVPLPLERERVVTDANGTTTATQDDFSGRDLARWLLEAVLDTSCVPYNLPEWARSEEEEFLTLPPLGSPQVQDVPPILHLGLYSFVGISMVALVIVVILACLLARAKRRRPGHERRTPPIALSQLHDPIYEDAPFLAQSCVPPPVPPPTTLLRGDEKDSGKQKGSCEGAAAKPKGAVENDYMVMKSV; encoded by the exons ATGGTGACGTCATCATGGCACCAAACGCCATATATATCAGTAGTGAAGATATTGGCAGGGATGGCGATGGGTATGGTCGTTGCTGAAGCCGCCACGGAGCTCGAATGTAACAGGAGCTGCAGCTGTTGGGTGAAGGGTGACTTCTCGGAGGAATATCGTGTCATCTGCAATAACACTGTTGATAAG CACGTGAGGCTAACCAGGAAGGTCTTCTCTGTGCTCTCCGCCCCCACCTTCTCCACCTACGTCCGAGTGGAGGATGTGGAGACCCTGAGTGTGGACGAGGCCTTTCTTGAGGAGTGGAGGTCGGAATTCCACTCCTCCGCCCTTGATCTGTGGCGAGCGGGGCGTGTGGACTTCCCGGTGGTCACCTCTCACCATTTCGCTGAATCCTCGGGCTTCGAACATGTTTTCGCAG GGATTGGCGTGATCAACAGCACACTGAACCACCTTCCTCCTGGGATCTTCCGAGGCAAGCAGGAGGCGGGGCTGAGGCTGAAGCAGAGCTCCGTGGGTGTGTTGCCCCCCGGCCTCTTCCTTGGCGTGGGCGCCCTGAAGTACTTCGCCCTCGTCTCCTCCCGCGTGGGGCTCTTCCAGGGGCCTGCTGCGGGCGAGAACGGCAGCCTCTCGCTCGGAGGACCCAGCAAGGTGGCCGTCCTAGTGCTGGACTCTGACATAGGATTTCTCGGCCCTGGCGCCTTCGCCTTCAACTCCTCCGAGGTCAAGGAAGTGGAGCTCACCAACGTCACCATTGGCAGCGTGGCAGTGGGCGGGGTGGACCTCTCTGGCCACGCCCAGCTGTCCATCAGCAACTCCACGGTGTCGGACCTGCAGCCCGGCTCGCTGGTGCTCCGCGGCAGCAAGCTGACCATCATCAACAGCACGGTGGCGGCCCGCCCCTCGGCGCTGCAGGCCTTCCCCTGCTCCTACTTCAACAACCACATCGTCTCCAACCACATCCTCGTGTCGTCGCCCGTGCCGCTGCCGCTCGAGCGGGAGAGGGTCGTGACGGATGCGAACGGGACGACGACGGCGACGCAGGACGACTTCTCGGGGCGGGACCTGGCCAGGTGGCTCCTGGAGGCGGTGCTGGACACGAGCTGCGTGCCCTACAACCTGCCCGAGTGGGCGCGCTCCGAGGAGGAGGAGTTCCTGACCCTCCCGCCCCTCGGGTCGCCCCAGGTACAGGACgtccctcccatcctccatctGGGGCTCTACAGCTTCGTGGGCATCTCCATGGTGGCGCTGGTGATCGTGGTGATTCTGGCGTGCCTTCTCGCCCGGGCCAAGAGGCGCCGCCCTGGCCACGAGCGACGGACGCCGCCCATCGCCCTCAGCCAGCTGCACGATCCCATTTACGAGGACGCGCCCTTCCTGGCTCAGAGCTGCGTGCCCCCTCCCGTGCCCCCGCCGACGACGCTTCTGAGGGGGGACGAAAAGGACTCCGGGAAGCAGAAGGGCAGCTGTGAGGGCGCCGCGGCCAAGCCCAAGGGCGCCGTCGAGAATGACTACATGGTCATGAAGTCCGTTTAG